Proteins from a single region of Budorcas taxicolor isolate Tak-1 chromosome 11, Takin1.1, whole genome shotgun sequence:
- the NR5A1 gene encoding steroidogenic factor 1 codes for MDYSYDEDLDELCPVCGDKVSGYHYGLLTCESCKGFFKRTVQNNKHYTCTESQSCKIDKTQRKRCPFCRFQKCLTVGMRLEAVRADRMRGGRNKFGPMYKRDRALKQQKKAQIRANGFKLETGPPVGVPPPPPPPPDYMLPHGLHASEPKGLASGPPAGPLGDFGAPALPMAVPSAHGPLAGYLYPAFPGRAIKSEYPEPYASPPQAGPPYGYPEPFSGGPGVPELILQLLQLEPDEDQVRARIVGCLQEPAKGRPDQPAPFSLLCRMADQTFISIVDWARRCMVFKELEVADQMTLLQNCWSELLVFDHIYRQIQHGKESSILLVTGQEVELTTVAAQAGSLLHSLVLRAQELVLQLHALQLDRQEFVCLKFLILFSLDVKFLNNHSLVKEAQEKANAALLDYTLCHYPHCGDKFQQLLLCLVEVRALSMQAKEYLYHKHLGNEMPRNNLLIEMLQAKQT; via the exons ATGGACTATTCGTACGACGAGGACCTGGACGAGCTGTGCCCCGTGTGTGGGGACAAGGTGTCCGGCTACCACTACGGGCTGCTCACATGCGAGAGCTGCAAG GGCTTCTTCAAGCGCACGGTGCAGAACAACAAGCACTACACGTGCACCGAGAGTCAGAGCTGCAAGATCGACAAGACGCAGCGCAAGCGCTGCCCCTTCTGCCGCTTCCAGAAGTGCCTGACGGTGGGGATGCGCCTGGAAG CCGTGCGCGCTGACCGCATGCGAGGCGGCCGGAACAAGTTTGGGCCCATGTACAAGCGAGACCGGGCCCTGAAGCAGCAGAAGAAGGCACAGATTCGAGCCAATGGCTTCAAGCTGGAGACAGGCCCCCCGGTGGGGGtgcccccgccgccccctcccccaccggACTACATGCTGCCCCATGGCCTACATGCCTCTGAGCCCAAGGGCCTGGCCTCCGGTCCACCAGCTGGGCCGCTGGGCGACTTTGGGGCCCCGGCGTTGCCTATGGCTGTGCCCAGCGCCCACGGGCCACTGGCTGGCTACCTCTACCCTGCCTTCCCTGGCCGCGCCATCAAGTCTGAGTACCCAGAGCCCTATGCCAGCCCCCCACAGGCCGGGCCGCCCTACGGCTACCCAGAGCCCTTCTCGGGGGGGCCTGGCGTGCCCGAGCTTATCCTCCAGCTGCTGCAGCTGGAGCCGGATGAGGACCAAGTGCGGGCGCGCATCGTGGGCTGCCTGCAGGAACCAGCCAAAGGCCGCCCCGACCAGCCTGCGCCCTTCAGCCTCCTGTGCAGGATGGCCGACCAGACCTTCATCTCCATCGTGGACTGGGCACGCAGGTGCATGGTCTTCAAGGAGCTGGAG GTGGCCGACCAGATGACACTGCTGCAGAACTGCTGGAGTGAGCTGCTGGTGTTTGACCACATCTACCGTCAGATTCAGCATGGCAAGGAGAGCAGCATCCTGCTGGTCACCGGGCAGGAG GTGGAGCTGACCACGGTGGCCGCCCAGGCCGGCTCCCTGCTGCACAGCCTGGTGCTTCGGGCGCAGGAGTTGGTGCTGCAGCTGCACGCGCTGCAGCTGGATCGCCAGGAGTTCGTCTGCCTCAAGTTCCTCATTCTCTTCAGCCTCG ATGTGAAGTTCCTGAACAATCACAGCCTGGTGAAGGAAGCTCAGGAGAAGGCCAACGCCGCCCTGCTCGACTACACCCTGTGCCACTACCCGCACTGCGGGGACAAGTtccagcagctgctgctgtgCCTGGTGGAGGTGCGGGCGCTGAGCATGCAGGCCAAGGAGTACCTGTACCACAAACACCTGGGCAACGAGATGCCCCGAAACAACCTGCTCATCGAGATGCTGCAGGCCAAGCAGACTTGA